The proteins below come from a single Arthrobacter crystallopoietes genomic window:
- a CDS encoding dienelactone hydrolase family protein: MAEKTPHQNVSFASAGGEAHGYLALPESGQGPGVIVIQEWWGLTDHIRDVADRLAAEGFVALAPDLYGGWITHDGKEAGKMMSKLPEEEGARLLAGAVDYLLASEAVTSSTVGAIGFCMGGGFVLALAAQQGERIGAAVPFYGVGQAVPDSYTGVRAVVQGHYGEQDSSYPAEKARAQEEQIRRESGAKVEFFYYDAPHAFHNDENPQGNYRPEEAKLAWERAVSCLKANVK; this comes from the coding sequence TTGGCTGAGAAGACCCCGCACCAGAACGTCAGCTTTGCATCGGCAGGCGGAGAAGCCCATGGCTATCTGGCCCTGCCCGAGTCCGGCCAGGGGCCGGGAGTCATCGTTATCCAGGAGTGGTGGGGCCTGACGGACCACATCCGCGACGTGGCGGACCGGCTCGCCGCCGAAGGCTTCGTCGCGCTGGCTCCCGACCTCTACGGCGGCTGGATCACGCACGATGGCAAGGAAGCCGGCAAGATGATGTCCAAGCTGCCGGAGGAAGAGGGCGCCCGCCTGCTCGCCGGTGCCGTGGATTACCTGCTAGCCAGCGAGGCTGTGACCAGCTCAACGGTGGGCGCCATCGGCTTTTGCATGGGCGGGGGATTTGTCCTGGCGCTCGCCGCGCAGCAGGGCGAGCGGATCGGTGCCGCCGTTCCGTTTTACGGCGTGGGACAGGCTGTGCCGGACTCTTATACCGGAGTCCGTGCCGTTGTGCAGGGGCACTACGGGGAGCAGGACTCGTCCTACCCGGCTGAGAAGGCGCGGGCGCAGGAAGAGCAGATCCGCCGCGAGTCCGGGGCCAAGGTCGAGTTCTTCTACTACGACGCCCCGCATGCCTTCCACAACGACGAAAACCCGCAGGGCAACTACCGGCCCGAGGAAGCGAAGCTGGCCTGGGAGCGCGCGGTTTCCTGCCTGAAGGCCAACGTCAAGTAG
- a CDS encoding penicillin-binding transpeptidase domain-containing protein — MALLLVGTAVACAPSKDEAQSTAAALAEGLSAKNVESIAFSGTTGADVQTELAGVLEGMDPLVPKVSVAEVGEVQDNRTTATLSYEWAIPDSEQKWTYTTTAELAHADDSWQIVWSPTIVEPSLAEGERLAKTTAEPERGDILDAGGEPLVTERPVRVVGIDKSGLSAAEAKASAEQLAELVDIDAGDYQSKVEAYGPEAFVDAITLREAAFEDLDQNRLDSIEGSAAVEDELPLAPSRDFAAAMLGTVRVATAEDIEKSEGKIVQGEMVGTSGLQAAYNDGLSGTPGLTISAVAAAEKNDGEGAPEAEPEAPRELFSIEPQNGQDVQISLEPDMQRAAEEVLADIESPSSIVAMRPSTGEILAAANGPDSKGYNTAFLGQYAPGSTFKIATALGLLRQGMTPESSVTCEAEFVADGRTFENADGYPAAFLGEITLTEAIAHSCNTAFVSQYENLPQDELADAAGALGIGMNANLGLEAFMGNVPREDTEGTAHAASMIGQSRVQTSPLALTTVMASVVKGEVVVPQLVKGHDAEAELPDVPKLTKEEADQLTGMMRSAVVDGYLTNLADLPGEPVIGKTGTAEYGSEDPLQTHSWVIAGQGDLAVAVFVEDGDLGAVTGAPMVEDFLKAAGRN, encoded by the coding sequence ATGGCACTACTGCTGGTCGGCACGGCGGTCGCCTGCGCCCCGAGCAAAGACGAGGCGCAGAGTACCGCCGCCGCACTCGCGGAGGGCCTGAGCGCAAAGAACGTGGAGAGCATCGCCTTCTCCGGCACCACCGGGGCGGATGTCCAAACGGAACTGGCTGGCGTTCTGGAAGGCATGGATCCGCTGGTGCCGAAGGTCTCCGTGGCCGAGGTGGGCGAGGTCCAGGACAACCGCACTACCGCTACGCTGTCCTATGAATGGGCCATCCCGGACTCCGAGCAGAAGTGGACCTACACAACGACGGCGGAGCTCGCCCACGCGGACGACAGTTGGCAGATCGTGTGGTCACCAACCATCGTGGAACCGTCCCTGGCGGAAGGCGAGCGGCTGGCGAAGACCACAGCAGAACCTGAGCGTGGCGACATTCTTGACGCAGGCGGCGAGCCCTTGGTGACGGAGCGGCCGGTCCGGGTGGTCGGCATCGACAAGTCCGGGCTGAGTGCGGCCGAGGCCAAGGCCTCCGCGGAGCAGCTGGCCGAGCTGGTGGACATCGACGCCGGCGACTACCAGTCGAAGGTCGAGGCCTATGGGCCGGAGGCCTTCGTGGATGCCATCACCCTCCGCGAGGCCGCCTTCGAGGATCTGGACCAAAACCGGCTGGACTCCATTGAGGGTTCGGCCGCCGTCGAAGATGAGCTGCCGCTGGCGCCCTCGCGCGACTTCGCGGCGGCGATGCTGGGCACTGTGCGTGTGGCCACGGCGGAGGACATTGAAAAATCCGAGGGCAAGATCGTCCAGGGCGAGATGGTAGGCACTTCCGGGCTGCAGGCCGCCTACAACGATGGCCTGTCCGGCACGCCGGGCCTGACCATTTCCGCCGTCGCGGCCGCTGAGAAGAACGACGGCGAAGGCGCCCCCGAAGCGGAACCTGAGGCGCCGCGGGAGCTGTTCAGCATTGAGCCCCAGAACGGGCAGGACGTCCAGATCAGCCTGGAGCCGGACATGCAGCGGGCGGCGGAGGAAGTGCTGGCGGACATCGAATCGCCCAGTTCCATCGTGGCCATGCGCCCGTCCACCGGAGAGATCCTCGCCGCTGCCAACGGTCCGGACAGCAAGGGTTACAACACAGCCTTCCTGGGCCAGTACGCGCCCGGATCCACGTTCAAGATCGCCACCGCCCTGGGGCTGCTTCGCCAAGGCATGACGCCGGAATCCTCCGTCACGTGCGAGGCGGAATTCGTCGCCGATGGGCGCACCTTCGAAAATGCCGACGGCTACCCGGCAGCGTTCCTGGGTGAGATCACGCTGACGGAAGCCATTGCCCATTCCTGCAATACCGCGTTCGTCTCCCAGTATGAGAACCTGCCCCAGGATGAGCTGGCCGACGCCGCCGGGGCGCTCGGCATTGGAATGAACGCCAACCTTGGCTTGGAAGCGTTCATGGGCAACGTTCCCCGCGAGGACACCGAGGGAACGGCCCATGCCGCATCCATGATCGGCCAGAGCCGCGTCCAGACCTCACCGCTAGCCTTGACCACCGTGATGGCCTCCGTGGTCAAGGGGGAGGTTGTTGTCCCGCAGCTGGTCAAGGGGCACGACGCCGAGGCGGAGCTGCCTGACGTCCCGAAACTCACCAAGGAGGAAGCGGACCAGTTGACCGGCATGATGCGCTCCGCCGTCGTTGATGGTTATCTGACCAACCTTGCCGATCTGCCGGGGGAGCCGGTGATCGGCAAGACCGGCACGGCCGAATACGGCAGCGAGGACCCGCTGCAGACCCACTCGTGGGTGATCGCGGGGCAGGGCGACCTGGCAGTGGCGGTGTTTGTGGAGGACGGAGACCTGGGTGCCGTCACAGGAGCGCCCATGGTTGAGGACTTCCTTAAGGCTGCTGGCCGAAACTGA
- a CDS encoding cyclodeaminase/cyclohydrolase family protein: MIRDEKIGGFLDRLASGEPTPGGGAAGALQAAQGAALLSMAANFTTGPEYTEHAEPTARILAAARDLIPAALELADADEESFHTVADAYGLPDGTDEESETRTRTVQESLAQAAEPPRKLVELAGEILRLGQELAAFSNPNVLSDIGAAAEAARAAASSGRVTLEINIADIKDQQTLAALQPAVAEAGRIINGCEELSARIRHMINGRGDH; this comes from the coding sequence ATGATTCGTGACGAAAAGATCGGCGGATTCCTCGACCGTCTTGCCTCCGGCGAACCCACGCCGGGAGGCGGTGCGGCCGGGGCGCTGCAGGCTGCTCAAGGGGCGGCATTGCTGTCCATGGCGGCGAACTTCACCACCGGCCCCGAGTACACCGAGCATGCTGAGCCCACCGCGCGGATCCTTGCTGCTGCCCGGGATCTGATTCCGGCTGCATTGGAACTGGCGGACGCGGACGAAGAGTCCTTCCACACGGTGGCGGATGCCTACGGACTCCCGGACGGGACGGATGAGGAATCAGAGACCCGGACCCGCACTGTGCAGGAATCGCTGGCACAGGCCGCCGAGCCACCACGCAAACTGGTCGAACTCGCCGGAGAGATCCTTCGGCTGGGGCAGGAACTGGCCGCCTTTTCCAATCCCAACGTGCTCAGCGACATCGGAGCCGCCGCTGAGGCTGCCCGCGCCGCCGCTTCCTCCGGCCGCGTGACGCTGGAGATCAACATCGCCGACATTAAAGACCAGCAAACCCTGGCGGCGTTGCAGCCCGCCGTGGCCGAAGCGGGGCGGATAATCAACGGCTGCGAGGAGCTCTCAGCCCGCATCCGGCATATGATCAACGGTCGCGGCGACCACTGA
- a CDS encoding N(5)-(carboxyethyl)ornithine synthase: protein MSAVSQLSLGIPSTTRKPDERRLPIHPLHFEQIDPALRSRITLEHGYGEQFGIADAQLKLLVGRITSRSELIESSDVVMLPKPQPEDLAELRDGQILWGWPHCVQDRAVTQLAIDKRLTLIAYEAMNHWTSDGGFGLHVFHKNNELAGYSSVLHALQLTGATGDYGRRLRAVVIGFGATARGAVTALNAHGVHGVQVLTSRSVAAVGSPIHSVDIVQFDQDQSAPFLSHAITPRGRMPLAPFLAENDIVVNCTLQDPNAPVTYLRTEDLDAFRPGSLIVDVSCDEGMGFSWARPTTFTSPMFEVGDHINYYGVDHSPSYLWNSATWEISQAVLPFLGTVMAGPSNWDEDAVINRAIEIRDGVIRNPAILAFQGRSAEYPHG from the coding sequence CTGAGCGCTGTGAGCCAGCTAAGCCTGGGAATCCCGTCCACCACCCGCAAGCCCGATGAGCGTCGACTGCCGATCCATCCGCTTCACTTTGAGCAGATTGACCCTGCCCTCAGAAGCAGAATTACCTTGGAGCACGGCTACGGCGAGCAGTTCGGCATCGCCGATGCGCAGCTGAAGCTGCTGGTAGGCCGAATCACCTCGCGCTCTGAGCTCATAGAGTCATCCGACGTGGTCATGTTGCCGAAACCCCAACCCGAGGATCTCGCCGAACTGCGTGATGGCCAGATCTTGTGGGGCTGGCCGCACTGCGTTCAGGACCGCGCCGTCACCCAGCTCGCCATCGACAAACGCCTGACGCTCATCGCCTATGAAGCGATGAACCACTGGACCAGCGATGGTGGGTTCGGCCTGCACGTTTTCCATAAGAACAACGAACTGGCCGGTTACAGCTCGGTCCTTCATGCGCTTCAGCTGACCGGGGCTACCGGCGACTACGGACGCCGGCTGCGCGCCGTCGTAATTGGATTCGGCGCCACGGCCCGCGGCGCTGTCACCGCCCTCAATGCCCACGGCGTGCACGGCGTGCAGGTGCTCACCAGCCGCAGTGTCGCCGCTGTCGGCTCGCCGATCCACTCGGTTGATATCGTCCAGTTCGATCAGGATCAGAGTGCGCCGTTCCTGAGCCACGCGATCACGCCGCGGGGCCGGATGCCGCTGGCACCGTTCCTGGCCGAGAACGACATCGTCGTCAACTGCACTCTGCAGGATCCCAACGCGCCGGTGACGTATCTGCGGACCGAGGACCTGGACGCCTTCCGGCCGGGGAGCCTGATTGTGGACGTCTCCTGCGACGAGGGCATGGGATTCAGCTGGGCGCGTCCGACGACGTTCACCTCGCCGATGTTCGAAGTCGGGGACCACATCAACTACTACGGTGTCGACCATAGCCCGTCCTATCTGTGGAACTCGGCCACGTGGGAGATCAGCCAGGCGGTCCTGCCGTTCCTCGGCACCGTCATGGCTGGTCCCTCGAACTGGGATGAGGACGCGGTCATCAATCGCGCCATTGAGATTCGCGACGGCGTGATCCGCAATCCTGCCATTCTTGCCTTCCAGGGCCGGTCAGCGGAGTACCCGCACGGTTAG
- a CDS encoding AMIN-like domain-containing (lipo)protein: protein MKKLHAWLAVIMLIVGLGLVAPSAATAAPYCGISWGSLAKTSSATTYGHLTNVRAGKHACFDRLVFDIKGKRAGYDVRYASVYTEGKGDRVPLRGTDLRIIVKAPAYSNGKATYNPRNKANIVNVQDFRTFRQVAWAGSFEGQTTIGLGVRSRLPFRAFTLNGPGSQTRLVIDVAHRW, encoded by the coding sequence ATGAAAAAACTGCATGCGTGGCTCGCGGTCATTATGTTGATCGTTGGACTGGGACTTGTCGCACCCAGCGCGGCCACTGCAGCACCTTACTGCGGCATCTCTTGGGGATCACTCGCTAAAACGTCTTCGGCCACGACCTATGGGCACCTGACCAACGTCCGGGCAGGCAAGCACGCCTGCTTCGACCGCCTGGTGTTCGACATCAAGGGCAAGCGCGCCGGATACGACGTCCGCTACGCCTCGGTCTACACCGAAGGCAAGGGGGACCGGGTTCCGCTGCGCGGCACCGATCTGCGCATCATTGTCAAAGCCCCTGCATATAGCAACGGCAAGGCAACCTACAATCCGCGCAACAAGGCCAACATCGTCAATGTCCAGGACTTCCGGACCTTCCGCCAGGTAGCGTGGGCCGGCAGTTTCGAGGGCCAGACGACCATCGGGCTGGGCGTCCGGTCACGGTTGCCGTTCCGGGCCTTCACGCTCAATGGCCCGGGCTCTCAGACAAGGCTGGTGATCGACGTCGCCCACCGTTGGTAG
- a CDS encoding amino acid ABC transporter substrate-binding protein, whose protein sequence is MIRRRLSLLGASAAIALAVVGCGSSTPAEPGATSADAGPTTLQEIQDAGVITVGTEGTYKPFSFHENGAGELTGFDVEIITAVAGKLGVEAQFEETQWDAIFAGLEAGRFDVIANQVSINEERQAKYDFSDPYTVSTGVLVTTADNSEITSFEDLKGKTTAQSLTSNWYTLAQESGANVEAVEGWAQSVTLLEQGRVDGTINDKLTYLDYQKTSNNENIKIAAETEEESLSALAFKKGSTELVDAVNTALEELRAEGKLAEISEKYFGEDVTQ, encoded by the coding sequence ATGATTCGTCGCCGACTCTCCTTGCTTGGCGCCTCCGCCGCGATCGCCCTCGCCGTTGTCGGTTGCGGTTCTTCCACGCCGGCCGAACCCGGTGCAACGTCTGCGGACGCCGGGCCCACCACACTGCAGGAAATCCAGGATGCCGGCGTCATCACGGTCGGCACCGAGGGAACCTACAAGCCCTTCTCCTTCCACGAGAACGGCGCCGGGGAGCTCACCGGTTTCGACGTCGAAATCATCACCGCCGTGGCCGGCAAGCTCGGCGTGGAAGCCCAGTTCGAAGAGACCCAGTGGGACGCGATTTTCGCGGGCCTGGAAGCCGGCCGGTTCGACGTGATCGCCAACCAGGTGTCCATCAACGAGGAACGCCAGGCCAAGTACGACTTTTCCGACCCCTACACGGTGAGCACGGGCGTGCTCGTGACGACGGCGGACAACTCCGAGATCACCTCCTTCGAAGACCTCAAGGGCAAGACGACGGCGCAGTCCCTCACCAGCAACTGGTACACGCTGGCACAGGAATCCGGCGCGAATGTGGAAGCGGTTGAAGGCTGGGCCCAGTCCGTGACGCTGCTCGAGCAGGGCCGGGTGGATGGGACCATTAATGACAAGCTGACCTACCTGGACTACCAGAAGACCAGCAACAACGAGAACATCAAGATCGCTGCCGAAACCGAGGAAGAGTCCCTGAGCGCGTTGGCGTTCAAGAAGGGCAGCACCGAGCTGGTCGACGCGGTGAACACCGCCCTCGAGGAACTGCGAGCCGAGGGCAAGCTGGCGGAAATCTCCGAGAAGTACTTCGGCGAGGACGTTACGCAATAA
- a CDS encoding amino acid ABC transporter permease, protein MDWDLVASSFWPMVQGGIRGTIPLSLASFFLGLVLALIVALMRLSGNKIISAIARGYVSLIRGTPLLVQLFVIFYGLPSIGVVIDPWPSAIIAFSLNVGGYAAEIIRAAILSVPKGQWEAGHTIGMSPVTTLHRIILPQAARVSVPPLSNTFISLVKDTSLASLILVTELFRQAQEIAAFSQEFMVLYVEAAVIYWVFCLILSSGQSQLEKRLDRYVAH, encoded by the coding sequence ATTGATTGGGACCTCGTTGCCAGTTCGTTCTGGCCGATGGTTCAAGGCGGCATCCGGGGAACCATTCCGCTCTCCTTGGCTTCCTTCTTCCTGGGCCTGGTCCTCGCGCTGATCGTCGCCCTGATGCGGCTTAGCGGCAACAAGATCATTTCAGCGATCGCCCGCGGGTACGTGTCCCTTATCCGCGGCACGCCCTTGCTGGTGCAGCTGTTCGTGATCTTCTACGGTCTGCCCTCCATCGGTGTGGTCATTGATCCGTGGCCCAGCGCCATCATCGCGTTCTCGCTCAACGTCGGAGGCTACGCAGCGGAGATCATCCGGGCCGCCATTCTGTCCGTGCCGAAAGGCCAGTGGGAGGCCGGGCACACCATCGGCATGTCGCCGGTGACCACATTGCACCGGATCATCCTTCCGCAGGCCGCGCGCGTGTCCGTCCCGCCGCTGTCCAACACGTTCATCTCGCTCGTGAAGGACACCTCTCTGGCCTCGCTGATCCTGGTGACCGAGCTGTTCCGCCAGGCGCAGGAGATCGCAGCCTTCAGCCAGGAATTCATGGTGCTCTATGTCGAAGCCGCCGTGATCTATTGGGTTTTCTGCCTGATCCTCTCCAGCGGGCAGTCACAACTGGAAAAGAGGCTGGACCGCTATGTCGCCCACTGA
- a CDS encoding amino acid ABC transporter ATP-binding protein, producing MSPTDPLAPGGTVPTHEPVLTVSGLRKSFGANHVLKSIDLSVRQGEVLALIGPSGSGKTTVLRCLNGLEAPDGGVVAFRGIRPVDFASPVSKKQLASLRDQSAMVFQHYNLFPHKTVLENVIEGPVQVQKRRKSEAASEASSLLERVGLADKKDQYPHELSGGQQQRVGIVRALALKPSLLLFDEPTSALDPELVGDVLHVIKELAEEGWTMALVTHELAFAREVASEVVFMDGGVVVERGHPDQVLRNPQEERTQQFVHRLLNPF from the coding sequence ATGTCGCCCACTGACCCCCTGGCCCCGGGCGGGACAGTACCTACGCACGAGCCGGTACTGACCGTATCCGGCCTGCGCAAGTCCTTCGGCGCAAACCACGTGCTCAAGTCCATCGATCTGTCTGTCCGGCAGGGCGAGGTGCTGGCGCTCATCGGACCGTCCGGTTCCGGCAAGACCACGGTCCTGCGCTGCCTGAACGGCCTGGAAGCGCCCGACGGCGGAGTGGTCGCCTTCCGCGGTATCCGCCCGGTGGATTTCGCCTCGCCGGTGTCCAAGAAACAGCTCGCCTCCCTGCGGGACCAAAGCGCGATGGTCTTCCAGCATTACAACCTCTTTCCGCATAAAACGGTGCTGGAAAATGTGATCGAAGGTCCCGTCCAGGTGCAGAAGCGGCGCAAGTCCGAGGCCGCCAGCGAGGCGTCAAGCCTGCTGGAAAGGGTGGGGCTGGCGGACAAGAAGGACCAGTACCCGCACGAGCTTTCCGGCGGCCAGCAGCAGCGGGTCGGCATTGTCCGCGCGCTGGCGCTGAAACCCTCGCTCCTGCTCTTCGACGAGCCAACCTCGGCGCTGGATCCAGAACTGGTCGGCGATGTACTCCACGTGATCAAGGAACTGGCCGAGGAAGGCTGGACCATGGCTCTGGTCACTCACGAACTCGCTTTTGCGCGCGAGGTAGCCAGTGAAGTGGTCTTCATGGACGGGGGTGTGGTGGTGGAACGCGGCCACCCGGACCAGGTGCTGCGGAACCCGCAGGAAGAGCGCACCCAACAGTTCGTGCACCGGCTGCTCAACCCGTTCTAA
- a CDS encoding benzoate/H(+) symporter BenE family transporter, whose product MASKQDEPEVAGQPAPVLAHNGTLSAGIVTAVVGFTSSFAVVLTGLRGVGATPAQAASGLLALCVLQGIGMLILAQRYRIPLTLAWSTPGAALLASTGVLPGGWPTAVAAFAMVGVLVVLAGVIRPLGKLIELIPPGVASGMLAGIILSICLDAVGLAGANPGLLLPLVLVWVLGMRWWSKWATPAVVLVGFAVIAASPGMRNLRWEDLLPQVSLAAPSLELLPAAALAVPLFIVTMASQNVPGVVVMRSFGYRVPWRFSMVLTGALTLLAAPFGGHSVNLAAISGALAANDEVHSDPSRRWRAARMAGVTYLVFGLLSTGVAALVVLGPDGIMETIAALALLGVLGSSVSAMISDAGGREAALVTFVIAASGVGFAGIGAAFWALLVGLAVHLLLERTRRSLPRSRRTAPLRSTQP is encoded by the coding sequence GTGGCCAGCAAACAAGATGAACCTGAGGTTGCAGGACAACCAGCGCCGGTGCTCGCGCATAATGGAACACTGTCCGCCGGCATCGTTACCGCCGTCGTCGGTTTTACCAGTTCCTTTGCCGTGGTGCTGACCGGGCTGCGCGGGGTCGGGGCTACACCGGCCCAAGCTGCTTCCGGCCTGTTGGCGCTATGCGTCTTACAAGGGATCGGGATGCTGATCCTGGCCCAGCGTTACCGGATACCGCTGACCCTGGCCTGGTCAACACCGGGAGCTGCGCTGCTGGCTTCGACCGGGGTCCTTCCCGGCGGATGGCCGACGGCGGTCGCGGCCTTTGCAATGGTGGGCGTCCTGGTGGTCCTCGCCGGAGTCATCCGTCCCCTGGGAAAGTTGATCGAACTGATTCCACCGGGCGTGGCCTCGGGCATGCTGGCGGGCATCATCCTGTCCATCTGCCTCGATGCGGTAGGGCTCGCCGGTGCGAACCCGGGGCTGCTCCTGCCTCTCGTGCTGGTCTGGGTGCTAGGCATGCGCTGGTGGAGCAAGTGGGCCACCCCCGCCGTCGTGCTGGTGGGTTTCGCGGTAATCGCGGCCAGCCCCGGCATGCGAAATCTGCGCTGGGAGGACCTGCTGCCCCAGGTCAGCCTGGCGGCTCCGTCGCTGGAACTGCTGCCCGCCGCCGCACTCGCCGTACCGCTGTTCATTGTCACAATGGCATCGCAGAACGTGCCCGGTGTGGTGGTTATGCGTAGTTTCGGCTACCGGGTCCCGTGGCGGTTCTCGATGGTGCTGACCGGTGCGCTGACCTTGCTCGCGGCACCATTCGGCGGGCACTCCGTAAATCTGGCCGCGATCTCCGGCGCCCTGGCCGCGAATGACGAAGTGCATTCCGACCCGTCCCGGCGCTGGCGGGCAGCCCGGATGGCAGGCGTCACCTATCTGGTGTTCGGCCTGCTGAGTACGGGGGTGGCGGCGCTGGTGGTGCTCGGTCCGGACGGGATCATGGAAACGATAGCCGCCCTGGCTTTACTTGGCGTGCTCGGCTCCTCGGTTTCCGCGATGATTTCCGACGCTGGTGGACGGGAGGCAGCGCTGGTCACTTTCGTGATTGCAGCCTCGGGCGTTGGCTTCGCCGGTATCGGTGCCGCGTTCTGGGCGCTGCTGGTAGGGCTGGCGGTCCATCTCCTGTTGGAGCGGACTAGGCGATCGCTTCCTCGGTCACGCCGAACGGCACCTCTTCGCTCAACTCAACCGTGA
- a CDS encoding SRPBCC family protein: METVEATIDVGVPVSTAYNQWTQFESFPNFMSGVESVTQLTDTTNHWITKIGGVEREFDTEIVEQHPDQRIAWRSLDGKSHAGAVTFERLGPDSTKVAVRFEWDPETFTEKAGAKLGIDTLQVKSDLKKYKEFVENRGAETGAWRGTVDDIAAGSAGQAAANMDEDLPPGRPV; the protein is encoded by the coding sequence ATGGAAACGGTAGAAGCGACCATTGATGTAGGCGTCCCAGTGAGCACGGCGTACAACCAATGGACACAGTTCGAGTCCTTTCCGAACTTCATGTCCGGGGTTGAGTCCGTGACCCAGCTGACCGACACGACGAACCACTGGATCACCAAAATCGGCGGCGTGGAACGCGAGTTCGACACAGAAATTGTGGAGCAGCACCCCGACCAGCGCATTGCCTGGCGCAGCCTGGACGGCAAGTCCCATGCCGGTGCCGTGACCTTCGAGCGGCTCGGTCCTGACAGCACCAAGGTCGCGGTCCGCTTCGAATGGGACCCGGAGACCTTCACTGAAAAGGCCGGTGCCAAGCTGGGGATCGACACTCTCCAGGTGAAGTCGGACCTGAAGAAGTACAAGGAGTTCGTCGAAAACAGAGGAGCCGAAACCGGCGCCTGGCGCGGCACCGTTGATGACATCGCCGCGGGCAGTGCCGGCCAGGCTGCCGCAAACATGGACGAGGACCTGCCGCCGGGACGCCCGGTCTAG
- a CDS encoding flavodoxin family protein, with translation MDDVKLKALALVCTLTPSPKPSSSELLASQVIQQLSSQGVECDLIRVVDHDIKPGVQTDMSDGDEWPRIREQILASDILVLATPIWLGHPASLAQKVLERLDAELSETDGQGRPSMYGKVAMVAVVGNEDGAHHVTAELYQGLDDVGFSIPAQGSTYWVGEAMHSTDFQDLPETPQVTATTTATSARNAVHLASSLKKMPYPAS, from the coding sequence ATGGATGATGTGAAGCTCAAAGCCCTTGCCCTGGTCTGCACCTTGACGCCGTCGCCCAAGCCCTCGAGCAGCGAGTTGCTCGCCAGTCAAGTCATCCAGCAACTAAGTTCCCAAGGTGTCGAGTGCGATCTGATCCGGGTGGTGGACCACGACATCAAGCCAGGCGTCCAGACAGACATGAGCGACGGCGACGAGTGGCCCCGGATCCGGGAGCAGATTCTCGCCTCGGACATTCTGGTGCTCGCCACGCCGATCTGGCTGGGGCATCCGGCAAGTCTTGCGCAAAAGGTTCTGGAGCGGCTGGATGCGGAGCTGTCCGAGACGGATGGCCAAGGCCGGCCCAGCATGTATGGCAAGGTGGCCATGGTTGCCGTCGTCGGGAATGAAGATGGCGCCCACCATGTCACCGCCGAGCTCTACCAGGGGTTGGACGACGTCGGCTTCAGCATTCCGGCACAGGGATCCACATACTGGGTCGGGGAGGCCATGCACAGCACCGACTTCCAGGACCTGCCGGAAACGCCGCAGGTAACAGCAACGACGACGGCGACGTCCGCCCGCAACGCCGTACATTTGGCATCCAGCCTGAAGAAAATGCCGTACCCCGCGAGCTGA
- a CDS encoding prephenate dehydratase: MTDAIAYQGEPGSNSHIACTEVRPDWEAVPCASFEDAFAQVTSGQAKLAMIPIDNSIAGRVADIHAMLPNTTLQIIEEHFLRIRFSLLGIPGTSIDQAKEVHSHIHALGQCRKLIRELGLKPVIAGDTAGSAREVSEWKDPSKVSLAPPMAAELYGLDVLAHDAEDDPTNTTRFVVLADKQPIPSREELAGPAVTSFVFRVRNVPSALYKALGGFATNGINMTRLESYMVGGEFAATMFMVDVEGHPEDTAMIHAFEELDFFTTEIRILGVYPAHPFRLKTA; this comes from the coding sequence ATGACTGATGCAATCGCCTACCAGGGTGAACCCGGCTCCAACTCCCATATAGCGTGCACCGAAGTGCGCCCGGACTGGGAGGCTGTGCCGTGCGCCAGCTTCGAGGATGCCTTTGCTCAAGTCACCAGCGGCCAGGCAAAGCTGGCCATGATTCCCATCGACAACTCAATCGCCGGGCGCGTCGCCGACATCCATGCAATGCTTCCCAACACCACGCTGCAGATTATTGAAGAGCATTTCCTGCGCATCAGGTTCAGCCTGTTGGGAATCCCCGGCACCAGCATTGACCAGGCCAAGGAAGTCCACAGCCACATTCATGCATTGGGGCAATGCCGAAAGCTGATCCGCGAGCTCGGTCTCAAACCCGTCATCGCCGGCGACACCGCCGGGTCCGCCCGGGAAGTCAGCGAATGGAAGGATCCGTCCAAGGTTTCCCTGGCGCCGCCGATGGCAGCCGAGCTCTACGGACTCGATGTGCTCGCCCATGATGCCGAGGACGATCCCACGAACACCACCCGCTTCGTGGTGCTGGCGGACAAACAGCCCATCCCCAGCCGCGAAGAACTCGCGGGACCGGCAGTGACCAGCTTCGTCTTCCGCGTCCGGAACGTTCCGTCAGCCCTTTACAAGGCGCTGGGCGGCTTCGCCACCAACGGAATCAACATGACCAGGCTGGAAAGCTACATGGTCGGCGGCGAGTTCGCGGCCACAATGTTCATGGTGGACGTGGAAGGCCATCCCGAAGACACGGCGATGATCCACGCGTTTGAGGAACTGGATTTCTTCACCACCGAAATCCGGATCCTCGGCGTCTATCCGGCGCATCCCTTCCGGCTCAAGACCGCTTAG